The Pyrodictium delaneyi genome contains a region encoding:
- a CDS encoding DMT family transporter, with protein sequence MRRLVAFLLAASAPLAWATNVVASRVLVTSGVNPFALTAVRWALAALLMVVYSLARGLGVPVGRRLLLAGLLGITMFNNLLYLALGYAPAALVGLVFGLLPAVTMLMARALGVERGDKVLAVAAVVGLAGVALLEAEGLRSPGTMEWLGVLLALADVAVWALYTIESRRLTQGLHPLAALTGSTVLSTPFNTVAALPWLGQSIAALGDPLLLSLLLYIAAVPGFLAYLAWFHAVKELGPTTTSLFVDLLPPATLLLAVVTLGEKPRGLQLAGTVMILLSLALAARRQLQLASQRAGAE encoded by the coding sequence TTGAGGCGGCTTGTGGCGTTCCTACTGGCTGCATCTGCCCCGCTAGCCTGGGCTACTAACGTGGTGGCCTCCCGCGTCCTAGTGACGAGCGGGGTCAACCCGTTCGCCCTAACCGCGGTGAGATGGGCCCTCGCAGCTCTGCTCATGGTTGTCTACTCGCTCGCCAGGGGCCTGGGAGTGCCTGTTGGGCGCCGCCTATTGCTCGCCGGGCTCCTCGGGATAACCATGTTCAACAACTTGCTCTACTTGGCTCTAGGCTACGCCCCAGCTGCGCTAGTTGGCCTTGTGTTCGGCCTGCTCCCGGCCGTAACTATGCTCATGGCCCGCGCCCTAGGGGTTGAGCGGGGCGACAAGGTGCTAGCAGTAGCGGCGGTCGTGGGCCTCGCGGGCGTCGCACTTCTCGAGGCAGAGGGGCTCCGGAGCCCCGGCACTATGGAGTGGCTGGGAGTACTCCTGGCGCTCGCCGACGTCGCTGTATGGGCTCTCTACACTATCGAGTCCCGTAGACTTACCCAAGGACTGCACCCCCTAGCAGCGCTGACCGGCAGCACAGTGCTCAGCACACCATTCAACACAGTTGCCGCCTTGCCCTGGCTCGGCCAGAGCATAGCCGCGCTAGGAGACCCTCTGCTCCTATCACTGCTCCTCTACATAGCGGCTGTGCCAGGCTTCCTCGCCTACCTAGCCTGGTTCCACGCCGTCAAGGAGCTAGGCCCGACCACTACGAGTCTCTTCGTAGACCTCCTGCCTCCAGCGACCCTCCTACTGGCGGTCGTGACGCTTGGCGAGAAGCCGCGCGGGCTGCAGCTGGCAGGCACCGTGATGATACTGCTGAGCCTAGCACTAGCGGCGCGGAGACAGCTACAGCTAGCATCACAGAGAGCTGGGGCTGAGTAG
- a CDS encoding 4Fe-4S binding protein — MATLVVSLPGVHVAGATSSSSLDDAAEKAAQAAEEGRKVLIVGEGAWRAAEEAWRILDRGGGNSLLVWGLDTLEARLAGVTLEAAVAARVSLIEWLRPGEAGLRASTGKKLARRDLLRSGPVAVFQAVDTPIVTEPEACSRLGNCRLCLEACPYNALDGKPPRADPYRCTGCGLCTSFCPVGILEHAAAGDDPAWRYIGLLGAQGPGYLVLLCRNDAAGMLDALRSVDGLPRTVFLPLTCPGQAGLRLLLAAWGAGLTPVYACSSGAVKSCGVEAFEKYLETVVADYARLTRVKPVFAPGSGELLKALQAEPHLGSVSVESRAVWRAAVEALKARLPETRVETSTPLLGLATVDPDRCTLCGACANTCPTAALGLVEDEEGSRLVFYPDRCAPCMLCVEACPEDAITVSYTVDPGILARDGIILHREEVARCRVCGKPVGPLRMIKTVEARLRAAGAPQAAIDKLYLCTECKQKAALGLISLRNEQE; from the coding sequence TTGGCTACGTTAGTCGTGTCGCTTCCCGGAGTTCATGTGGCTGGCGCAACAAGCTCTAGCAGCTTGGACGACGCAGCTGAGAAGGCGGCCCAGGCGGCAGAGGAGGGCAGGAAAGTACTCATAGTGGGTGAGGGTGCCTGGCGGGCAGCAGAGGAGGCCTGGAGGATTCTCGACAGGGGCGGCGGCAATAGCCTCCTCGTATGGGGCCTCGACACGCTAGAAGCCCGGCTGGCGGGCGTCACGCTAGAAGCTGCCGTGGCAGCCCGTGTATCGCTCATCGAGTGGCTACGGCCAGGCGAGGCCGGGCTACGCGCCTCCACCGGCAAGAAGCTGGCTAGGCGCGATCTGCTACGCAGCGGCCCTGTCGCCGTCTTCCAGGCCGTAGACACGCCCATCGTCACCGAGCCGGAGGCCTGCAGTAGGCTCGGGAACTGCAGGCTATGCCTTGAGGCCTGCCCATACAACGCGCTCGACGGTAAGCCGCCGCGTGCCGACCCATACCGGTGCACGGGCTGCGGGCTCTGCACAAGCTTCTGCCCTGTTGGCATACTCGAGCACGCTGCTGCAGGCGATGACCCCGCGTGGAGATACATAGGGCTGCTAGGAGCCCAGGGCCCCGGCTACCTCGTCCTCCTATGCCGCAACGACGCGGCCGGGATGCTCGATGCGCTGAGGAGCGTCGATGGACTCCCGCGTACAGTGTTCCTCCCGCTTACATGTCCTGGGCAGGCCGGTCTGCGTCTCCTCCTAGCGGCATGGGGTGCTGGCTTAACGCCGGTCTACGCTTGCAGCAGCGGCGCTGTGAAGAGCTGCGGCGTAGAAGCGTTTGAGAAGTACCTGGAGACCGTGGTGGCGGACTACGCCCGGCTCACTCGGGTGAAACCCGTCTTCGCCCCCGGGTCAGGCGAACTCCTCAAGGCCCTCCAGGCGGAGCCTCATCTAGGATCCGTATCTGTTGAGAGCCGTGCTGTCTGGAGAGCAGCTGTCGAGGCCCTCAAGGCCCGGCTACCGGAGACTCGGGTCGAGACGTCTACGCCACTACTCGGCCTCGCCACCGTGGATCCAGACCGGTGTACTCTTTGCGGCGCCTGTGCGAATACCTGCCCCACAGCAGCTTTAGGCCTCGTCGAGGACGAGGAAGGCTCTAGGCTTGTCTTCTACCCGGACCGCTGCGCGCCCTGCATGCTATGCGTCGAAGCCTGTCCCGAGGACGCCATCACAGTAAGCTACACTGTAGACCCCGGCATACTAGCCAGAGACGGTATAATCCTGCACCGGGAGGAAGTAGCTCGCTGCCGGGTATGCGGCAAGCCAGTAGGCCCACTACGGATGATAAAGACCGTGGAAGCCCGGCTACGCGCTGCAGGAGCCCCACAAGCGGCTATAGACAAGCTCTACCTATGTACAGAGTGTAAGCAGAAGGCAGCCTTAGGTCTGATAAGCCTCCGCAACGAGCAAGAATAG
- a CDS encoding fumarylacetoacetate hydrolase family protein — protein MAARGQGFTVEAQLGLVRVLAPGGTVEPAVVYRGRVYPLGAWGYRDVREVMLETQPEEFERLARSVASSDRGLPLHGVRLAAPVDKPGKLVLVGLNYMDHAREVGMKPPRVPDLFTKTSNAVIGPGDPIILHDPGLRVDAEAELAAVIGLPGRSLEPEEALDVVWGYTCLNDVSARTEQLLSGATQWWRGKSRDTYAPIGPVIVPRSLLDPVQGLRLRLVISGETLQDGTTRDMIHSVAVLVSYTSRGTLLEPGDVIATGTPAGVGHARSPPRYLKPGDTVTVCVESIGCIENPVVADT, from the coding sequence TTGGCTGCTAGAGGCCAGGGCTTCACTGTGGAGGCCCAGCTGGGCCTAGTCCGGGTGCTCGCGCCGGGCGGTACCGTAGAGCCCGCTGTGGTCTACCGAGGCCGGGTCTACCCCCTAGGGGCTTGGGGTTACCGCGACGTACGGGAAGTCATGCTCGAGACCCAGCCGGAGGAGTTCGAGCGCCTAGCCCGCAGCGTCGCGTCCAGCGACCGGGGGCTCCCACTACACGGGGTACGGCTCGCAGCACCCGTGGACAAGCCGGGTAAGCTCGTGCTCGTGGGGCTCAACTACATGGACCACGCCCGCGAGGTAGGCATGAAGCCGCCTAGGGTTCCCGACCTCTTCACCAAGACCAGCAACGCTGTCATAGGGCCCGGCGACCCGATAATCCTCCACGACCCGGGGCTCCGGGTAGACGCCGAAGCCGAGCTAGCAGCCGTCATAGGGCTACCAGGCCGCAGCCTAGAGCCCGAAGAGGCGCTCGACGTCGTATGGGGGTACACATGCCTCAATGACGTCTCGGCGAGGACAGAGCAGCTCCTATCCGGCGCCACACAGTGGTGGAGAGGCAAGAGCCGTGACACCTACGCGCCGATAGGCCCCGTGATAGTGCCCAGGAGCCTCCTAGACCCGGTGCAGGGGCTCCGCCTAAGGCTAGTCATCTCCGGCGAAACCCTCCAAGACGGCACCACCCGGGACATGATCCACAGCGTCGCCGTGCTAGTCTCCTACACGAGCAGGGGTACCCTCCTAGAACCCGGCGACGTAATAGCCACCGGCACCCCCGCCGGAGTAGGCCACGCCCGCAGCCCGCCACGCTACCTAAAACCCGGCGACACAGTCACTGTGTGCGTCGAGTCCATAGGCTGTATAGAAAACCCCGTAGTAGCCGACACGTAA
- a CDS encoding metallophosphoesterase, translating to MLKRAESKRPWRGAPGLVERRRLQLLALLAGALVAPGLLEPPLAGAELTRVQLGLGRRVLLLADMHIHGKPNHLAIEAAKATRPDIVVVAGDTWDEHSPGLVAVEETLREIRRYTCCGVAVLGNHEEWTRDKISIEEGIRVLEDTGYTVLIDADAEILGIRIAGLRWRDNPRHYEEPLHKLAPKADIIVSHSPDAFNHLPGYTRRLIMLSGHTHGGQWCLPGGYAPFTNSIYGYRWGLYRRGEATLYVSRGLGEMIPPRLYCRYQAVLLE from the coding sequence GTGTTAAAAAGAGCTGAGTCGAAGAGACCGTGGAGGGGTGCACCGGGACTGGTCGAGCGTAGAAGACTACAGCTGCTAGCCCTGCTAGCGGGAGCACTAGTCGCGCCAGGACTTCTGGAGCCGCCTCTAGCCGGCGCCGAACTCACCCGGGTGCAGCTGGGGCTAGGGCGCCGAGTACTGCTCCTAGCCGACATGCATATCCACGGCAAACCCAACCACCTGGCCATAGAGGCCGCCAAGGCTACAAGACCCGACATCGTGGTGGTCGCCGGGGATACCTGGGACGAGCATAGCCCAGGCCTGGTCGCTGTCGAGGAGACCCTCAGAGAGATCCGGAGGTATACGTGCTGTGGAGTTGCAGTACTGGGCAACCACGAGGAATGGACTCGGGATAAGATAAGCATTGAAGAGGGGATACGTGTCCTCGAGGATACGGGCTATACAGTGCTCATTGACGCAGACGCCGAGATACTTGGTATCCGCATCGCCGGACTCCGATGGAGAGATAATCCAAGACACTACGAGGAGCCCCTCCACAAGCTAGCCCCAAAAGCCGACATAATTGTCTCCCATAGCCCCGACGCGTTCAACCACCTCCCAGGCTACACGAGGAGGCTCATCATGCTCTCGGGGCATACTCACGGGGGACAATGGTGCCTCCCAGGCGGCTACGCCCCCTTCACTAACAGCATCTACGGCTACCGGTGGGGCCTCTACCGCCGCGGCGAGGCAACACTGTACGTGAGCCGGGGCCTGGGCGAGATGATTCCGCCCAGGCTCTACTGCCGCTACCAGGCCGTGCTCCTCGAGTAA